The Setaria viridis chromosome 6, Setaria_viridis_v4.0, whole genome shotgun sequence genome contains a region encoding:
- the LOC117861824 gene encoding uncharacterized protein has protein sequence MAVYCNEVCKLEDKFDGLELNHVARRFNKAADKLAKAASGQKTVPDGIFDSDQYKPSIRYKEPGGVGNTPPIPGSGANPGEDGNAPPVPDSGADPRRVGDVPPVLDLEADPSDPEVMEIDANLVEGPDPPPNWRVPYLDYLIRETLPTNKKEACRIGKALIQDIHTGACGHHATPRTLIVNAF, from the exons atggcggTGTACTGCAACGAGGTGTGCaaactcgaagacaagttcgacgggctggagctcaaccacgtcgcaagacgTTTCAACAAGGCGGCTGACAAACTGGCGAAAGCGGCATCCGGCCAAAAGACCGTCCCTGACGGCATCTTCGACAGCGACCAATACAAGCCCTCCATCCGCTACAAGGAACCGGGAGGGGTCGGCAACACGCCACCTATCCCAGGCTCGGGCGCCAACCCGGGAGAGGACGGCAACGcaccacctgtcccggactcggGCGCCGACCCGAGACGAGTCGGCGACGTGCCACCTGTCCTGGACTTGgaggccgacccctccgaccctgaggtcatggagatcgacgCGAACCTAGTAGAGGGGCCCGACCCTCCGCCTAACTGGAGAGTgccatacctcgactacctcatccgcgagacGCTCCCAACGAACAAGAAGGAGGCGTGCAGGATT ggaaaggcgttgATACAAGATATCCACACCGGGGCCTGTGGTCACCACGCCACGCCAAGAACCCTGATCGTGAACGCTTTTTga
- the LOC117862234 gene encoding uncharacterized protein: MLAASARVCSRLASPHASSPAGAAAAATAAAALTSSPVLASGMSALERQPAPPGAGFGDTGRGPAADDPPPRHCTSSGESREGYQLSRVPYQRHPMLDRGTVTAGSNHHVSVASCSSQYHQSYRYFSSSSDQQRIWAGNKHICDLPRCVKIVEVGPRDGLQNEKDIVPTPVKVELIRRLAASGLPVVEATSFVSPKWVPQLADAKNVMEAVRNIEGVRLPVLTPNLKGFEAAIAAGAKEIAIFASASEGFSKSNINCTIKESLARYNDVALAAKEREIPVRGYVSCVVGCPVDGPVPPSNVAYVAKELYDMGCYEVSLGDTIGVGTPGTVVPMLEATMSAVPVEKLAVHFHDTYGQSLSNILMSLQMGISVVDSSVAGLGGCPYAKGASGNVATEDVVYMLNGLGIKMGVDLGKVMAAGEFICKHLGRQSGSKAATALRKVTANASKL; encoded by the exons ATGCTGGCGGCGTCCGCCAGGGTCTGCTCTAGGCTCGCTTCTCCGCACGCCTCCTCGCCcgccggtgctgctgctgctgctacggcggcggcggcgctgacgaGCTCCCCCGTGCTGGCATCCGGGATGAGCGCGCTCGAGAGGCAGCCCGCTCCTCCGGGGGCCGGGTTCGGCGACACGGGGAGGGGTCCCGCGGCCGACGACCCGCCACCGCGGCACTGCACCTCGTCGGGCGAATCGAG GGAAGGATATCAgttgagtagagtgccatatcaAAGGCATCCGATGCTAGATCGGGGCACAGTGACTGCTGGATCAAACCATCATGTTTCTGTCGCAAGCTGTTCCTCACAGTATCATCAGAGTTACAGATATTTTTCATCCTCTTCTGATCAACAGAGGATATGGGCTGGAAACAAG CATATATGTGATCTGCCAAGGTGTGTAAAAATTGTCGAAGTTGGGCCACGAGATGGACTTCAAAATGAAAAAGACATTGTACCAACACCTGTAAAGGTTGAGCTTATACGGAGATTGGCTGCCTCTGGGTTACCAGTTGTTGAGGCAACTAGTTTTGTATCTCCAAAATGGGTACCACAG CTAGCTGATGCAAAGAATGTCATGGAAGCAGTTCGGAATATTGAGGGTGTGCGTCTTCCTGTATTGACCCCAAACCTTAAG ggATTTGAGGCTGCTATTGCAGCAGGGGCAAAAGAAATTGCAATATTTGCATCAGCTTCTGAAGGATTTTCCAAGTCAAACATAAACTGCACAATCAAAGAGAGCCTTGCGCGTTATAATGATGTCGCTCTTGCTGCAAAAGAGAGAGAAATTCCTGTCCGAGG GTATGTTTCTTGTGTGGTTGGATGCCCAGTAGATGGACCAGTACCACCGTCAAATGTAGCTTATGTAGCAAAAGAGCTTTATGACATGGGCTGCTATGAGGTTTCACTTGGTGATACTATTGGAGTTGGTACCCCAG GCACCGTGGTTCCAATGCTTGAGGCCACCATGTCCGCGGTTCCTGTGGAGAAACTTGCTGTCCATTTCCACGATACCTACGGCCAATCGCTCTCAAATATCCTCATGTCTCTCCAG ATGGGGATCAGCGTCGTGGACTCCTCCGTCGCCGGCCTCGGCGGCTGCCCTTATGCGAAGGGCGCGTCAGGAAACGTGGCGACCGAGGATGTTGTGTACATGCTCAACGGGCTGGGGATCAAAATGGGTGTAGACCTGGGAAAGGTGATGGCAGCCGGCGAGTTCATCTGCAAGCATCTGGGGCGCCAGTCTGGTTCCAAGGCAGCGACCGCACTAAGAAAGGTTACTGCAAATGCGTCGAAACTCTGA
- the LOC117862134 gene encoding Holliday junction resolvase MOC1, chloroplastic isoform X1: MAAAAAAAGAASATAATAPAAAQDPMNALRAAALRRSAPHWSTAAASFFSPPFRRCRCRRAPAPAATTRTPRSRAGAKARAKLLLEAEPRDPWLASLSLLPADDSSGAGAAPNGWAIGVDPDTGGAIAVLSPDGSSQVFDNPLVHIVVSKVIRKRLDTKSIIQLLHGLDAPPGTTAYIEKSSPFPTDGKLGWWSTGFSYGLWIASLVSLGFSVVPVASQTWKAYFGLSRSESPKDDSRQAASILFPDKALSLKLKKHHGRAEALLLAAYGKGLVLPQLDIDVDC; encoded by the exons AtggcagctgccgccgccgcggctggagCTGCATCGGCCACTGCCGCCaccgcgccagccgccgcccaGGACCCCATGAACGCGCTCCGCGCGGCCGCCCTCCGCCGTTCCGCGCCGCACtggtccaccgccgccgcgtccttcttctccccgcccttccgccgctgccgctgccgccgcgcgcccgctcCCGCAGCGACCACTCGTACCCCGAGGTCCCGCGCGGGTGCCAAGGCCCGGGCGAAGCTCCTGTTGGAGGCCGAGCCCCGGGACCCCTGGCTCGCCTCCCTCTCGCTTCTCCCGGCCGACGacagctccggcgccggcgccgcccccaaCGGGTGGGCGATTGGGGTGGATCCCGACACCGGCGGTGCCATCGCCGTCCTCTCGCCCGACGGCTCCTCTCAG GTGTTCGACAACCCGCTCGTGCACATTGTGGTGTCGAAGGTCATCCGGAAGCGCCTTGACACCAAGTCCATCATCCAGCTGCTTCACGGTCTCGATGCACCTCCCG GAACTACGGCATACATTGAGAAATCTAGTCCATTTCCAACTGATGGAAAGCTG GGATGGTGGAGTACAGGTTTTTCATATGGCTTGTGGATTGCTTCTCTAGTATCATTGGGGTTTTCAGTTGTTCCAGTTGCATCACAGACATGGAAAGCTTACTTTGGGCTATCACGAAGTGAATCGCCAAAG GATGATAGCAGACAAGCTGCATCCATTTTGTTCCCTGACAAAGCTCTATCCCTGAAGTTGAAAAAACATCATG GGCGAGCGGAGGCTCTTCTGTTAGCAGCCTATGGGAAAGGCCTTGTCCTACCCCAACTTGACATTGATGTTGATTGCTGA
- the LOC117862134 gene encoding Holliday junction resolvase MOC1, chloroplastic isoform X2 has translation MAAAAAAAGAASATAATAPAAAQDPMNALRAAALRRSAPHWSTAAASFFSPPFRRCRCRRAPAPAATTRTPRSRAGAKARAKLLLEAEPRDPWLASLSLLPADDSSGAGAAPNGWAIGVDPDTGGAIAVLSPDGSSQVFDNPLVHIVVSKVIRKRLDTKSIIQLLHGLDAPPGTTAYIEKSSPFPTDGKLGWWSTGFSYGLWIASLVSLGFSVVPVASQTWKAYFGLSRSESPKGERRLFC, from the exons AtggcagctgccgccgccgcggctggagCTGCATCGGCCACTGCCGCCaccgcgccagccgccgcccaGGACCCCATGAACGCGCTCCGCGCGGCCGCCCTCCGCCGTTCCGCGCCGCACtggtccaccgccgccgcgtccttcttctccccgcccttccgccgctgccgctgccgccgcgcgcccgctcCCGCAGCGACCACTCGTACCCCGAGGTCCCGCGCGGGTGCCAAGGCCCGGGCGAAGCTCCTGTTGGAGGCCGAGCCCCGGGACCCCTGGCTCGCCTCCCTCTCGCTTCTCCCGGCCGACGacagctccggcgccggcgccgcccccaaCGGGTGGGCGATTGGGGTGGATCCCGACACCGGCGGTGCCATCGCCGTCCTCTCGCCCGACGGCTCCTCTCAG GTGTTCGACAACCCGCTCGTGCACATTGTGGTGTCGAAGGTCATCCGGAAGCGCCTTGACACCAAGTCCATCATCCAGCTGCTTCACGGTCTCGATGCACCTCCCG GAACTACGGCATACATTGAGAAATCTAGTCCATTTCCAACTGATGGAAAGCTG GGATGGTGGAGTACAGGTTTTTCATATGGCTTGTGGATTGCTTCTCTAGTATCATTGGGGTTTTCAGTTGTTCCAGTTGCATCACAGACATGGAAAGCTTACTTTGGGCTATCACGAAGTGAATCGCCAAAG GGCGAGCGGAGGCTCTTCTGTTAG